From a region of the Flavobacterium sediminilitoris genome:
- a CDS encoding inorganic diphosphatase has protein sequence MTADKVTTFDVLIEIPRGSRNKYEYDFELKRMRFDRMLFSSMMYPADYGFIPETLALDGDPLDVLVLVNEPTFPGCVMEVKPIGVFHMADDKGPDEKVICVPVSDPIWNKLNDLSDVNSHLIKEIEHFFQVYKDLENKQVDVEGWGDVNEAKEIFVKCTKRFQEIENKPEGLFSIK, from the coding sequence ATGACTGCAGATAAAGTTACTACATTTGATGTACTGATTGAAATTCCAAGAGGGAGTAGAAATAAATATGAGTACGATTTCGAGTTAAAAAGAATGCGTTTTGATAGAATGTTATTTTCTTCAATGATGTATCCAGCAGATTATGGATTTATTCCTGAAACATTAGCATTAGATGGAGACCCATTAGATGTTTTAGTTTTAGTTAATGAGCCAACTTTTCCTGGTTGTGTAATGGAAGTTAAACCAATTGGAGTTTTTCATATGGCAGATGATAAAGGACCAGATGAAAAAGTAATTTGTGTTCCAGTTTCTGATCCTATTTGGAATAAATTAAATGATTTAAGTGATGTAAATTCACACTTAATAAAAGAAATTGAACATTTTTTTCAAGTTTATAAAGATTTAGAAAATAAACAAGTTGATGTTGAAGGATGGGGAGATGTTAATGAAGCAAAAGAAATTTTTGTAAAATGTACAAAGCGTTTTCAAGAAATAGAAAATAAACCAGAAGGATTGTTTAGTATTAAATAG
- a CDS encoding DNA-3-methyladenine glycosylase family protein — MEESIQYLISVDKVLNQLYKKYGVPYIPSRPQGFVTLCKLILEQQVSLSSAKACFLKLESFLVEITPSTIFEANEEDLKANGISRQKVVYLKELSKAVLNKQLNLDSFELKSADEIRKELIKIKGIGNWTIDVYLMFSLQKQDIIPLGDIAIINTIKELYNCCSSDDILIISQKWKPYRTMASYFLWHYYLEKRNRKPLVY, encoded by the coding sequence ATGGAAGAGTCAATTCAATATCTAATTTCGGTTGATAAGGTCTTGAATCAGCTTTATAAAAAATATGGAGTTCCTTATATTCCTAGTAGACCACAAGGTTTTGTTACGCTATGTAAATTAATTTTAGAGCAGCAAGTTTCTTTATCTTCTGCAAAAGCATGTTTCCTAAAATTGGAATCGTTTTTAGTAGAAATTACACCTAGTACAATTTTTGAGGCAAATGAAGAAGATTTAAAAGCTAATGGGATAAGTCGACAAAAAGTAGTATATCTTAAAGAATTATCAAAAGCAGTTTTAAATAAGCAGTTAAATCTAGATAGTTTTGAATTGAAATCAGCAGATGAAATTCGAAAAGAGTTAATCAAGATTAAAGGAATTGGAAATTGGACAATTGATGTTTACCTTATGTTTTCTCTTCAAAAACAAGATATAATTCCATTGGGAGATATCGCAATTATAAATACAATAAAAGAGTTATATAATTGTTGCTCTTCAGATGATATTTTGATAATCTCACAAAAATGGAAGCCGTATAGAACAATGGCATCTTATTTTTTATGGCATTATTATTTGGAGAAAAGAAATAGAAAGCCATTGGTGTATTAA
- a CDS encoding DUF5686 family protein, with amino-acid sequence MYIKKIFYLFVFFSFLGVAQTKVGGKVVDEFNEPIPFANVIFKDSREGVITDENGNFYFESKENYSALIVSFIGFEKKEVPLKAGLNSNLKIILKEGTQLKEVVVYSGKTSKKDNPALDILRKIWERRRKNGLRMFDQYQYNKYEKVEFDMNTIDSAFMNSKIFKGMEFVFDNMDTSRITGKSYLPIFINEELSEVYGDNVTKKEKEVLKANKNSGFGDGDGVNTFIKDLYAEYDIYNNYLKFFDKDFVSPLSRTGINVYNYVLNDSMYIDNKWCYNIVYYPRRKNELTFKGDFWVNDSTFAIKKINLEASKSANINWVKEIYIEQEFDVLNDSVFLLKRDYMMSDFSFSKKEESKGVYGKRTTVFKDHKFNIPKEDKFYREEVNFYDNTVFNQTDEFWQENRFERLNDNELGIYKMLDTLQTVPKFKRIYNLASILGSGYIQYGNFDFGPIFSTFGYNDVEGARIRIGGRTYFGPNDKWRIQGYTAYGFRDDKVKYGISGRWMINPRNRFILSLGNRRDVEQIGVSLTTSNDVLGRSFASSSLFSSGTNNKLTNVNLTTLGAEMEMLKNFSIQTNFSYRTLSSASNEFSLDYYTDLTQTQVKSEVKQAELNLQLEYTPGRKTVGYGVDRLEVDSNYARFFISYSSGMKGVFDSDFDYQKLQLYYRQPVLIGGFGRLFTTFETGKIFGTVPLGLMGVVPGNQSYFIIENTYNLLDYYDFVADEYASLHFEHHFNGRLFSRVPLLRKLNLREIVGIKGVYGNVSQNNRTINASGLNYIAPENLYWEYHAGIGNIFKVLRIDFAWRGSYLNMPDARKFGVRASFGFYF; translated from the coding sequence ATGTATATTAAAAAAATATTTTATCTGTTTGTTTTTTTTTCCTTTTTAGGAGTAGCTCAAACGAAAGTTGGTGGAAAAGTTGTAGATGAGTTTAATGAACCTATTCCTTTTGCAAACGTAATATTTAAAGACTCAAGAGAAGGAGTTATTACAGATGAAAATGGAAATTTTTATTTTGAATCTAAAGAAAATTATAGCGCTTTAATAGTTTCTTTTATAGGTTTTGAAAAAAAGGAAGTTCCTTTGAAAGCTGGATTAAACTCAAACTTGAAAATAATTCTAAAAGAGGGAACTCAATTAAAAGAAGTGGTTGTTTATTCAGGAAAAACTTCGAAAAAAGACAACCCTGCTTTAGATATACTTCGAAAAATTTGGGAAAGAAGGAGGAAGAATGGGCTTAGAATGTTTGATCAATATCAATATAATAAATATGAAAAAGTAGAATTCGATATGAATACTATTGATAGTGCTTTTATGAATAGTAAAATATTCAAAGGCATGGAGTTTGTTTTTGATAATATGGATACTTCAAGAATTACAGGAAAATCATACTTGCCTATTTTTATAAATGAAGAATTAAGCGAGGTTTATGGTGATAATGTAACTAAAAAAGAAAAAGAAGTTCTAAAAGCAAATAAAAATTCTGGTTTTGGAGATGGGGATGGAGTTAATACTTTTATTAAAGATCTATACGCAGAATACGATATCTATAATAATTATTTAAAATTCTTTGATAAAGACTTCGTAAGTCCGCTTTCAAGAACAGGGATTAATGTTTATAATTATGTACTAAACGATAGTATGTATATTGATAATAAATGGTGTTATAATATTGTTTATTATCCGAGAAGAAAAAATGAATTGACTTTTAAAGGAGATTTTTGGGTTAATGATAGCACCTTTGCTATTAAAAAAATTAATTTAGAAGCAAGTAAGAGTGCGAATATTAACTGGGTTAAAGAAATATACATCGAACAAGAGTTTGATGTTTTAAATGATTCCGTGTTTTTGTTGAAGAGAGACTATATGATGTCTGATTTTAGTTTTTCTAAAAAAGAAGAATCAAAAGGAGTTTATGGAAAGAGAACAACCGTTTTTAAAGATCATAAATTTAATATTCCAAAAGAAGATAAGTTTTATCGAGAGGAAGTGAATTTTTATGATAATACTGTTTTTAATCAAACTGATGAATTTTGGCAAGAAAATAGATTTGAAAGATTGAATGATAATGAGTTGGGGATCTATAAAATGTTAGATACTTTGCAAACGGTTCCTAAATTTAAACGGATTTATAATCTGGCATCTATTTTGGGAAGTGGTTATATACAGTATGGGAATTTCGATTTTGGACCAATATTTTCAACCTTCGGATATAATGATGTAGAAGGAGCGAGAATACGAATAGGAGGAAGAACATATTTTGGACCAAATGATAAATGGAGGATTCAAGGATATACAGCATACGGTTTTAGAGATGATAAAGTAAAATATGGTATTTCAGGAAGATGGATGATTAATCCGAGAAATCGATTTATTTTGTCATTAGGCAATAGAAGGGATGTTGAGCAGATAGGAGTGAGTTTAACTACTTCAAATGATGTTTTAGGAAGGAGTTTTGCCTCGTCTTCTTTGTTTTCTAGTGGAACGAATAATAAGCTTACAAATGTGAATTTGACAACATTAGGAGCAGAAATGGAAATGCTAAAGAATTTTAGTATTCAAACAAATTTCTCTTATAGAACATTGTCTTCTGCTTCAAATGAATTTAGTTTAGATTATTATACCGATTTAACGCAAACTCAGGTTAAAAGTGAAGTTAAGCAAGCAGAACTTAACTTACAGTTAGAATATACACCAGGTAGAAAAACAGTAGGATATGGAGTTGATAGGTTAGAAGTTGATAGTAATTATGCTCGTTTTTTTATAAGTTATAGTAGTGGAATGAAAGGTGTTTTTGATAGTGATTTTGATTATCAAAAACTTCAACTTTACTATAGGCAGCCTGTATTAATAGGTGGTTTCGGAAGATTATTTACTACTTTTGAAACAGGTAAAATTTTTGGAACAGTGCCATTAGGATTGATGGGAGTCGTTCCTGGTAATCAGTCTTATTTTATTATAGAAAATACATATAATCTTTTAGATTATTATGACTTTGTTGCAGATGAGTATGCATCACTTCATTTTGAACATCATTTTAATGGACGATTATTTTCAAGAGTGCCTCTTTTAAGAAAATTAAACCTCAGGGAAATAGTTGGAATTAAAGGAGTTTATGGTAATGTTTCTCAAAACAATAGAACTATTAATGCTTCAGGTTTAAATTATATAGCACCAGAAAATTTATATTGGGAATATCATGCAGGAATAGGAAATATATTTAAAGTACTTCGTATTGATTTTGCATGGAGAGGAAGTTATTTGAATATGCCAGATGCTAGAAAATTTGGAGTTAGAGCTTCGTTTGGTTTTTATTTCTAA